The following are encoded in a window of Thunnus albacares chromosome 9, fThuAlb1.1, whole genome shotgun sequence genomic DNA:
- the tmem259 gene encoding membralin isoform X3, with amino-acid sequence MSENQANNNNVPLNNNNNNMGPNRIRNPNINQNPLINVRDRLFHALFFKMAVTYARLFPPSFRRVFEFFVLLKALFVLFILAYIHIAFSRSPINCLEVVRERWPRDGILRVEIQRNSSRAPVFLQYYDSTGFQEELEPEEGGGGGKGRVAGLSLAALQEEEEDEEEMTLEMFDNSSVQFELDIEPRLKPSLIGGGGGGGGGGGGGGGVNDSQDVSFSQTTKVWPQEEYIVEYSLEYGFLRLSQSTRQRLNIPVMVVTLDPMKDECFGDGFSRFLLDEFLGYDDILMSSVKALAENEENKGFLRNVVSGEHYRFVSMWMARTSYLAAFVIMVIFTLSVSMLLRYSHHQIFVFIVDLLQMLEMNMTIAFPAAPLLTVILALVGMEAIMSEFFNDTTTAFYIILIVWLADQYDAICCHTNTSKRHWLR; translated from the exons ATGTCTGAGAACCAggccaacaacaacaacgtcccgctcaacaacaacaacaacaacatgggACCCAACAGGATCCGCAACCCCAACATCAACCAGAACCCCCTCATCAACGTCAGAGACCGCCTCTTCCACGCGCTCTTCTTCAAGATGGCCGTCACCTACGCCCGACTCTTCCCTCCGTCCTTCAGGAGGGTGTTCGAGTTCTTCGTCCTGCTCAAG GCGCTCTTCGTCCTCTTCATCCTCGCCTACATCCACATCGCCTTCTCCCGCTCGCCCATCAACTGTCTGGAGGTGGTGAGGGAGCGCTGGCCTCGTGACGGCATCCTGCGGGTGGAGATCCAGAGGAACTCCAGCCGAGCGCCCGTCTTCCTGCAGTACTATGACTCCACGGGCttccaggaggagctggagcctgaggagggaggaggaggagggaaaggaaGAGTGGCGGGGCTCAGCCTGGCAgcgctgcaggaggaggaggaggatgaagaggagatgACCCTGGAGATGTTTGATAACAGCTCAGTGCAG TTTGAGCTGGACATCGAGCCTCGTCTGAAGCCGTCTCTGattggaggaggtggaggaggcggaggaggaggaggaggaggaggaggtgtgaacGACAGTCAGGACGTCTCCTTCAGCCAGACCACTAAAG TGTGGCCTCAGGAGGAGTACATCGTGGAGTATTCTCTGGAGTACGGCTTCCTGCGTTTGTCTCAGAGCACCAGACAGAGACTCAACATCCCCGTCATGGTCGTCACTCTGG ATCCAATGAAGGACGAGTGTTTCGGTGACGGCTTCAGTCGCTTCCTGCTCGATGAGTTTTTGGGCTACGATGACATTCTGATGTCCAGCGTAAAGGCGCTCGCAGAGAACGAGGAGAACAAAG GGTTCCTGAGGAACGTGGTGTCTGGAGAACATTACCGCTTTGTCAGCATGTGGATGGCCAGAACCTCCTACCTGGCTGCCTTCGTCATCATGGTCATATTC aCGTTGTCGGTCTCCATGCTGCTCAGATATTCTCACCACCAGATCTTCGTCTTCATTG TGGATCTCCTGCAGATGTTGGAGATGAACATGACCATCGCCTTCCCAGCAGCCCCTCTGCTCACCGTCATCCTCGCCCTCGTCG GTATGGAGGCCATCATGTCGGAGTTCTTCAACGACACGACCACGGCCTTCTACATCATCCTCATCGTCTGGTTGGCTGATCAGTACGACGCCATCTGTTGCCACACCAACACCAGCAAACGCCACTGGCTGAGGTGA